In Cryptomeria japonica chromosome 10, Sugi_1.0, whole genome shotgun sequence, a genomic segment contains:
- the LOC131039399 gene encoding CBL-interacting protein kinase 32 — translation MSIQNLKARVGKYEVGRTLGEGTFAKVKFARNSETGDSVAIKVLDKEKVLKHKMVEQIKREISTMKLIKHPNVVQLYEVMASKTKIYIVLEFVSGGELFDKIVNHGRLREDEARRYFQQLINAVDYCHSRGVYHRDLKPENLLLDTYGNLKISDFGLSALSQQVRDDGLLHTTCGTPNYVAPEVINDKGYDGATADLWSCGVILFVLMAGYLPFDDPNLMTLYKKIYKADFTCPAWFSTSAKKFITRILDPNPKTRITIPEILENDWFKKGYKPPKFKEEEDVNLDDVDAVFNDSEEHLVTEKKEKTPAAMNAFELISMSQGLNLGNLFEKKLGMVKRETRFTSKCPANEIVSKLEEAAKPLGFNVQKRNYKMKMQGSKTGRKGHLNVATEVFEVAPSLYMVEVRKAGGDTLEFHKFYKNLSTGLKDVVWKAEDDVEEKS, via the exons ATGAGCATACAGAATTTAAAGGCGCGGGTGGGCAAATATGAGGTGGGAAGAACCCTCGGGGAGGGCACTTTTGCCAAGGTGAAATTCGCCCGGAATTCTGAGACTGGTGACAGCGTAGCGATCAAGGTGCTCGACAAGGAAAAAGTGCTCAAGCACAAGATGGTAGAACAG ATAAAGCGGGAGATATCTACAATGAAATTGATCAAGCATCCAAATGTAGTTCAGCTGTATGAG GTCATGGCCAGTAAGACAAAAATCTACATTGTTCTTGAGTTTGTATCTGGAGGCGAACTCTTCGACAAAATT GTTAACCATGGAAGATTGAGGGAAGATGAAGCAAGGAGATACTTCCAGCAACTTATTAACGCTGTTGATTATTGCCACAGTAGAGGTGTTTACCATAGAGATTTGAAG CCTGAAAATTTGCTTCTGGACACATACGGGAATTTGAAAATATCTGATTTTGGCCTTAGTGCATTGTCTCAGCAAGTCAGG GATGATGGTTTGCTTCACACCACTTGTGGAACTCCGAACTATGTTGCCCCTGAA GTCATCAATGATAAGGGTTATGATGGGGCGACAGCAGACTTGTGGTCATGTGGTGTTATCCTGTTTGTTTTGATGGCAGGGTATTTGCCTTTTGACGATCCAAATCTCATGACATTATATAAAAAG ATTTACAAAGCAGATTTCACATGTCCTGCATGGTTTTCTACAAGTGCAAAGAAATTTATCACAAGAATTTTAGATCCTAATCCTAAGACA CGAATTACAATACCTGAGATCTTAGAAAATGATTGGTTTAAGAAAGGTTATAAGCCGCCTAAGTTTAAAGAGGAAGAGGATGTAAATCTGGATGATGTTGATGCCGTTTTCAATGACTCAGAA GAACATCTTGTGACAGAGAAAAAGGAAAAAACGCCAGCAGCAATGAATGCATTTGAACTTATCTCCATGTCACAGGGACTCAATCTTGGTAATCTGTTTGAGAAGAAGTTG GGCATGGTTAAGCGAGAAACAAGGTTTACATCTAAATGCCCTGCAAATGAGATAGTATCAAAACTTGAGGAAGCTGCAAAGCCTCTAGGCTTCAATGTCCAAAAACGAAATTACAAG ATGAAAATGCAAGGTTCGAAGACTGGACGAAAGGGTCATTTGAATGTTGCTACAGAG GTGTTTGAAGTAGCTCCTTCTCTTTACATGGTTGAGGTCCGCAAGGCTGGAGGTGATACTTTGGAATTTCACAAG TTTTATAAGAACCTTTCAACAGGCCTAAAAGATGTAGTTTGGAAAGCCGAAGATGACGTGGAAGAGAAGAGCTAG